From Sebaldella sp. S0638, the proteins below share one genomic window:
- a CDS encoding DUF2145 domain-containing protein, producing the protein MKRILFLFMVCVIPLFSVGSVCKTEPKSREEAIKVFDLTGKVIDFLESNNAELGFVARKNKENHGISYTHLGIAWKDEQGKWVVTNLLQNCENPDELGTYDDGMALFFAPVSIYDSLVLIPSAETQTELKEAIKSKEIEKFKGNVYSINANAWSDKYQNCVQYVLEAYVYVKSGKKVKTRRDAINWTKVNGFRPHKIKVNMLERTLGPLVARNVHFDDHKDRKKPDEIEVATAETVMQFVQKLEPESTIIEIKE; encoded by the coding sequence TTGAAAAGGATATTGTTTTTATTTATGGTATGCGTAATTCCTTTGTTTTCTGTAGGATCTGTATGTAAAACAGAGCCTAAATCAAGGGAAGAAGCGATAAAGGTCTTTGATCTTACAGGAAAAGTCATAGATTTTTTGGAAAGCAATAATGCCGAGCTGGGATTTGTGGCAAGGAAAAATAAGGAAAATCACGGGATATCATATACTCATCTCGGGATTGCATGGAAAGATGAACAGGGGAAGTGGGTAGTTACGAATCTGCTTCAAAATTGTGAAAATCCAGATGAATTAGGGACATATGATGATGGAATGGCCTTGTTTTTTGCACCTGTTTCTATATATGACAGCCTTGTACTTATTCCTTCAGCAGAAACTCAGACAGAGCTTAAAGAGGCAATAAAGAGTAAAGAAATAGAAAAGTTCAAAGGTAATGTCTATTCTATAAATGCCAATGCATGGTCTGATAAATATCAGAATTGTGTACAATATGTACTGGAAGCTTATGTTTATGTAAAATCCGGCAAAAAAGTAAAGACAAGAAGAGATGCTATAAACTGGACTAAGGTAAACGGATTCAGACCGCATAAAATCAAGGTAAATATGCTGGAGCGTACATTGGGACCTTTAGTGGCGAGAAATGTCCACTTTGATGATCATAAGGACAGAAAGAAACCTGATGAGATAGAGGTGGCAACTGCGGAAACAGTGATGCAGTTTGTGCAGAAGCTGGAACCCGAAAGCACTATTATAGAAATAAAAGAATAA